A section of the Pedobacter sp. HDW13 genome encodes:
- a CDS encoding carboxypeptidase-like regulatory domain-containing protein: MAQNANAQSVAAQSGTTNFQERVHLHMDKSFYLPGDTIWFKAYVVDEANLPSKASGTLYVDLINEKDSLLNGFTLPLLNGVSFGNAPIDIKSSKGLYRLRAYTRIMDNITPVSFFDQVIKIGDVEQIKNQITAIQDIDVRFLPEGGNLLMGLPSRIAYKAVSRNGRGVNITGRVLNSKETEMCLIQDTYQGMGSFFFTPEEGITYKAIVKVNGAERAIDLPLAQSSGYTLAVSQRDTSELVIKSMCTKDLIGKGELKLSVHKNGVELLSIPFVMDSQMARITVPAAKLPQGIVQISLLAAKGQPLCERLAFIGQGRNNDVIKQNGLATEYPKRGETKLELQTMVDGGPVTNGSFSVAVTNSEVSIPNLDNESHILADLLLSPDLKGHIENPNRYFMDSSDSTRMHLDNLMLTQGWRKISWQKKYNPEKTIQITGKVTDKKGAVSAANVTLMRTGKALGLEQTVTDSLGRFSFDLVYMGLGNFVVQAKSDKSKWLAVKLDSLPAIPISPNSFTKNYFKDTLSFFSKEVMQKNTQKYLKQEGIKLKEVEIKGSRKLDYNPSREPINSGHVFQVILQKDLIHVEDIMDYLARHLGGNGVIAMNDYGVMKPMYPLYIKGMNTIKMMPISVSINDFPVDEYFDLSALPVKEIEKIQVYLLGSPPHPSIMTISMKDKNILYQNFRKGTPPGTAYLKQEGYTISKAFYEVKYPLKKQSNEEDLRTTLYWAPNLIPDKNGKISVSYFNGDLTGKHRVVLEGFDGQGNLFRKEWSYNVVE; encoded by the coding sequence TTGGCTCAAAACGCTAATGCACAAAGCGTTGCTGCACAGTCAGGCACGACCAATTTTCAGGAGCGGGTACATCTACATATGGATAAATCATTTTACTTACCTGGTGATACCATATGGTTTAAGGCTTATGTGGTTGATGAAGCCAATCTCCCTTCGAAAGCCAGCGGAACGCTTTATGTTGACCTGATTAATGAAAAGGATTCACTCCTTAACGGATTTACACTTCCTTTACTCAATGGGGTATCCTTTGGTAATGCTCCAATCGATATTAAAAGTAGCAAAGGCCTATATCGCCTTCGTGCCTATACCAGAATTATGGATAATATTACACCTGTTTCGTTTTTCGATCAGGTAATTAAAATAGGTGATGTTGAGCAAATTAAAAACCAAATAACTGCTATACAAGATATTGATGTTCGTTTCCTGCCTGAAGGAGGAAACCTTTTAATGGGGCTGCCTTCAAGGATTGCCTATAAGGCAGTAAGCAGAAATGGCCGTGGAGTAAACATAACAGGGAGAGTGCTAAACAGTAAAGAAACTGAAATGTGCCTGATTCAGGATACTTATCAGGGGATGGGGTCTTTTTTCTTTACTCCTGAAGAAGGAATTACCTATAAAGCGATTGTTAAAGTTAACGGAGCTGAAAGAGCAATTGATTTACCACTCGCTCAATCCAGCGGCTATACACTTGCTGTTTCACAGCGCGATACGAGCGAGCTGGTTATTAAATCGATGTGTACCAAAGATTTGATAGGTAAGGGAGAATTAAAGTTAAGTGTACATAAGAACGGAGTTGAATTACTGAGTATTCCTTTTGTTATGGATAGCCAGATGGCAAGAATAACCGTCCCGGCGGCGAAATTACCCCAAGGAATTGTGCAAATTTCGTTGTTGGCAGCTAAGGGGCAGCCGCTGTGTGAGCGGCTAGCCTTTATTGGCCAGGGGAGAAATAATGATGTGATAAAGCAGAACGGGCTTGCTACCGAATATCCAAAAAGAGGCGAAACCAAACTCGAATTGCAAACTATGGTTGATGGTGGGCCTGTAACAAATGGTTCATTTTCGGTTGCCGTTACCAATAGTGAGGTAAGTATACCAAACCTCGATAATGAGAGCCATATCTTAGCAGATTTATTACTTTCTCCGGATCTTAAAGGGCATATCGAAAACCCAAACCGCTATTTTATGGATAGCTCCGATTCGACAAGGATGCATTTAGATAACCTGATGTTAACCCAGGGCTGGCGAAAAATAAGCTGGCAGAAAAAATATAACCCTGAAAAAACGATTCAGATTACAGGTAAGGTAACTGATAAGAAAGGGGCTGTATCAGCCGCCAATGTTACCCTAATGCGTACCGGTAAAGCGTTAGGGCTAGAGCAGACGGTTACCGACAGTTTGGGGAGGTTCTCATTCGATTTGGTGTACATGGGGTTGGGGAATTTCGTAGTTCAGGCTAAAAGTGATAAATCCAAATGGTTAGCAGTTAAACTCGATTCGCTGCCAGCAATACCCATTTCGCCAAATAGCTTTACCAAAAACTATTTTAAGGATACTTTATCTTTTTTTTCAAAAGAAGTAATGCAGAAAAATACCCAGAAATACCTGAAACAAGAAGGCATAAAACTGAAAGAAGTAGAAATAAAAGGAAGTAGAAAGCTAGACTACAACCCCTCAAGAGAACCAATTAATTCTGGGCATGTTTTTCAGGTAATTTTACAAAAGGACCTGATTCATGTTGAAGATATTATGGATTACCTGGCGCGGCACCTGGGAGGTAATGGTGTTATTGCTATGAATGATTATGGGGTAATGAAACCCATGTACCCACTCTACATTAAAGGAATGAATACAATTAAAATGATGCCAATATCAGTCAGCATAAATGACTTTCCTGTAGATGAATATTTTGACCTTTCAGCATTACCTGTTAAGGAGATAGAAAAAATACAGGTGTATTTGCTTGGTTCTCCGCCACATCCATCCATAATGACCATTTCGATGAAGGATAAAAACATCCTATATCAGAATTTTAGAAAAGGAACACCACCTGGTACGGCTTATTTGAAACAGGAGGGCTATACCATAAGCAAGGCATTTTATGAGGTAAAGTATCCATTGAAAAAGCAAAGTAATGAGGAGGATTTGAGAACAACACTATACTGGGCACCTAACCTAATTCCCGATAAAAATGGTAAAATAAGTGTAAGTTATTTTAATGGAGATTTAACTGGCAAGCACCGGGTTGTACTTGAAGGCTTTGATGGGCAGGGAAACCTTTTCAGGAAAGAATGGAGTTATAATGTTGTAGAATAA
- a CDS encoding PepSY domain-containing protein — MFRINFKKALYQLHLWLGLCSGLVVFILGITGSIYAFADELKAVLYRDRLYVEVPAGAKPKSFDELLNVAQAKLGSKKKISRVEIQTAPNRSYMFRSLKSGVYFEKVYVDPYTARVVFHEDANCEFFNVVLSLHRTLLLGDKVGHFIIRWSVVCFVFLLLSGIVLWWPTKWKANVLKAKFKVKWNTKKKRLNYDLHQVFGFYAFIALLIIALTGLMWSFDLVAEKKTKLTSDTKRTTVAASNNQILSKVVSFNTRAAYYLINIPAAKSGTVNVSAYLDPDKIHQRIQYRFDRYSGKLLLQGKTFETLSLSDQIKSLNYDLHTGSVMGILGKIIAFIAGLIAASLPVTGFLMWLWRGKKQH, encoded by the coding sequence ATGTTTCGTATAAATTTTAAAAAAGCGCTCTATCAATTACATCTCTGGCTCGGACTCTGCTCCGGGCTGGTGGTGTTTATATTGGGCATTACCGGTTCTATATACGCTTTCGCTGATGAGCTTAAAGCAGTGCTTTACCGCGACCGTTTGTACGTTGAAGTGCCTGCTGGTGCAAAACCAAAATCTTTTGATGAGTTACTTAATGTAGCTCAGGCTAAACTGGGGAGCAAGAAAAAAATCTCGAGGGTAGAAATCCAGACTGCTCCGAACCGCAGCTATATGTTCAGGTCGTTAAAATCTGGCGTATATTTCGAGAAAGTTTATGTAGATCCTTACACTGCGCGTGTGGTTTTTCATGAGGATGCCAACTGCGAGTTTTTCAACGTTGTTTTATCGCTGCACCGCACGCTTTTACTGGGCGATAAGGTTGGCCATTTTATTATCCGTTGGTCGGTTGTCTGTTTTGTTTTCCTGTTATTATCGGGCATAGTACTTTGGTGGCCAACCAAATGGAAAGCAAACGTGCTAAAGGCAAAGTTTAAAGTTAAATGGAATACCAAAAAGAAACGTTTGAACTACGATTTGCATCAGGTTTTCGGCTTTTATGCCTTTATTGCCCTGTTGATTATTGCCCTTACCGGCCTGATGTGGTCGTTTGATCTGGTTGCAGAAAAGAAAACAAAATTGACCTCTGATACCAAGCGAACCACGGTAGCGGCATCAAATAACCAGATCTTATCGAAAGTTGTTTCTTTTAACACCAGGGCCGCGTATTACCTCATCAATATTCCCGCAGCCAAAAGTGGTACTGTAAATGTATCGGCTTACCTCGATCCCGACAAAATACACCAGCGCATACAGTATCGTTTCGACCGTTATAGCGGCAAGCTGCTCTTACAAGGAAAAACCTTTGAAACCCTGTCGCTAAGCGATCAGATTAAAAGCTTAAACTATGATTTGCACACCGGAAGCGTAATGGGAATTTTGGGGAAAATAATTGCTTTTATTGCGGGACTAATTGCCGCCTCACTGCCCGTAACCGGCTTTTTAATGTGGTTGTGGAGAGGTAAAAAACAACACTAA
- a CDS encoding 6-bladed beta-propeller, whose product MKRFKHNLCLLALTCLSSLTAFSQEGVIDSSHVVTLRIDPQSARGAAVSQIFDEVKFVPLETTKESLFGNIAELKIAGNKFLIYDYDTRAVLVFTNEGKYLTKIDASKLQTEKADKEKAVTHGFTMVTEGNTEYIAVYTPNNVQYFTLEGNFVKKVKNFNYYSPKLSFANSDVVLRPYTYIKKGKDSTRYSLVTIDKKKKDTVGYFKIDDKFFERDDWYGDNPITKYNDNEAFYTRYYDYRLYKLNAKKMELAYKFIFPAINTLPKDFITNPAYVKKRFEYFEKNKKMIHGIGSSYLIGDQLYLKLSNIFWDKDQKKSLIYNTKTTELLSFQDLEPDSLSSFLPVTDSGFTYDFENRGFLAYEDKRFYTSYSALAMFTFKERSAGKTTQYPPLLEKYFKTGDRKSNPVIIILKPKQI is encoded by the coding sequence ATGAAACGCTTCAAGCATAACTTATGCTTACTGGCATTAACCTGCCTTTCTTCCCTCACAGCTTTTTCGCAAGAAGGAGTAATTGACAGCTCGCATGTTGTAACCTTACGAATCGACCCGCAAAGTGCACGCGGAGCCGCAGTTTCACAGATTTTCGACGAAGTTAAATTTGTTCCGCTGGAAACCACCAAAGAAAGTTTGTTCGGCAATATTGCTGAACTTAAAATTGCCGGCAATAAATTTTTAATTTACGATTATGACACCCGCGCAGTCCTGGTTTTTACCAATGAAGGAAAATACCTCACAAAAATCGATGCCTCCAAGCTGCAAACAGAAAAGGCCGATAAGGAAAAAGCGGTAACACATGGTTTTACAATGGTAACAGAAGGAAATACCGAATACATTGCCGTTTACACCCCAAACAATGTACAGTATTTTACCCTGGAAGGCAACTTTGTAAAAAAAGTTAAAAACTTCAATTATTACTCACCAAAATTATCTTTCGCCAATAGCGATGTTGTGCTCAGGCCTTATACCTATATCAAAAAAGGTAAAGACAGTACCCGATATTCGCTTGTTACCATCGACAAAAAAAAGAAAGATACCGTGGGCTACTTTAAAATCGACGATAAGTTTTTCGAAAGAGACGATTGGTATGGCGACAATCCAATAACCAAATACAATGACAACGAGGCCTTTTACACCAGATATTACGATTACCGGTTGTACAAGCTCAATGCAAAAAAAATGGAACTGGCTTATAAATTTATTTTTCCGGCCATAAACACCCTGCCTAAAGATTTTATCACCAATCCCGCTTATGTTAAAAAAAGGTTCGAATACTTCGAAAAAAACAAGAAAATGATTCATGGTATTGGCAGCAGTTATTTAATTGGCGATCAGCTTTACCTGAAACTATCAAACATTTTTTGGGATAAAGACCAGAAGAAAAGCCTGATTTATAACACCAAAACAACTGAGTTGTTATCTTTCCAGGATTTAGAGCCAGATAGTCTTTCGAGTTTCCTACCAGTAACTGATTCAGGTTTTACCTACGATTTCGAAAACCGTGGATTCTTAGCCTATGAAGATAAAAGGTTTTATACCAGTTACTCTGCATTGGCCATGTTTACTTTTAAAGAGCGTAGTGCCGGTAAAACAACCCAGTATCCGCCCCTGCTCGAAAAATATTTTAAAACCGGCGACCGAAAAAGCAATCCTGTAATTATCATCTTAAAACCGAAGCAAATCTAA